TCGACGAGGAGCGCGGGCTGACCGGCGCGGCCGGCGTGCGAGCCGGCTTCTTCAAGTCGCGGCGGATGATCAACCTCGATTCCGAGGAGGATGCGGCCCTGTTCGTCGGCTGCGCCGGCGGCCGCGATTCGGACATCGTCGTCAAGAACAAGAAGGTGAAGCTCGGCAAGGGGCTCGTGGGCCGCAGGGTGTCGGTCAAGGGGCTCAAGGGCGGCCATTCGGGCCTGGACATCCACAAGCACCGCGGCAACGCCATCAAGATCCTCACGCGCGTTCTGCTGGCCGCCCACGGCGAGGTGCCGTTCAAGCTGGTCGACATCGACGGCGGCAGCATGCGCAACGCCATCCCCCGCGAGGCCGAGGCGCGGGTGGCCGTCCCCGAGGGCGAGGCCCGCCGGTTCAAGAAGCTCGTGGACGCCGCCGCCGCGCGCATCAAGTCCGAGGAACTGGCCGGCACCGACGAGGGCCTGGTCGTCAAGGTGGGCGGCGCCAGGGTCGCGCACTCGCTCGGCGGCAACTGCACCCTGCGCACCCTGCACCTGCTGGACGCCCTGCCCAACGGCGTGCTCGGCATGAGCACGGCCATCGCCGGCCTCGTGGAGTCCAGTTCCAACGTGGGCGTCGTCAAGACCGACGGCGCGCAGGTCAGGATCATCTGCTGCAGCCGGTCGTCGAACATGTCGGAGCTGGACGGGCTGGTGGCCCGCCACCGCAGCGTCGTCGCCCTGCTGGGCGATCGGGCCGCGATCGCGCAGCCGGAGGGCTATCCCGGCTGGCAGCCCAACCCCCGGTCCACCCTGGTCCGCACCACGGCCGGGATGTACAAGAGGCTGTTCAAGACCGAGCCGGTCCTCACGGCGATCCACGCCGGACTGGAATGCGGCCTGCTGACCGAGAAGTACCCCGGCCTGGACATCGTCTCCTTCGGACCGGACATCACCGGCGCCCATTCGCCCGACGAGCGCGTCAGCATCGAGAGCGTGGGCAAGATCTGGAAGCTGTTCACGGCGGTTCTGGCCGATCTCGACTGACCCGCCTCCGATTCGCCCAGGAAGGCCGCGGCGCCCTGCCGCGGCCTTTTCTGTTGGCACGGGAGTTGCTGATTGTGGGGCGTGGGATTCGGAGTGTCTGCCTTCAACTGATTGCAATCGAATCTTATACGGGGTAGACACCCCGTTCGCGTCGAGGAGCGGATGAACCATGAGTGGGTGTTCGTCATCCAGATCGAGAACAGGGGCGCTCAGGTGAAGGATAACGGGGACAAGACCGTCGCCATGCGCGGACCGCCGGTCACCGTCACGCCCGGCGGGGACAGCCGGCTCGTCGACGATGAGATCGTCGCCGAGTTCGTCTCGCGCCAGAAGGATCTCCTCGAATACCTCGAGAATCTCGTGCTCGACATCGAAGTCAACCAGACCGACGCCGACCTGCCCGACCTCATGCGCTTCTTCCACACCCTCAAGGGCGAGTCGGCCCTGCTGGGCATGGAGGGGATTTCGCGGCTGGCCCACGTCACCGAGGACATGCTGCAGAGGGATCACCTCGCCGATTGCGTGGACCGCATCCTCGGCGTGAAGGACTGGCTCGCCCTCGAGTTCGCGCGCATGACCGGCGAGGACGAAGGGCCCGGCCCCGTGGGCGACATGATCGATGCGCTCGAACACGGCCCGCGCGCCGCCGCCGCCGCGCCGCCGGACCGCGACCCGGACGCGCATTACGACCTGAACCTGCTCGAGCTTGACGTGGACATGCTCCACGACTTCATCGCCGAGGCCGGCGAGCATCTGGACGCGGCGGA
The nucleotide sequence above comes from bacterium. Encoded proteins:
- a CDS encoding aminoacyl-histidine dipeptidase, with product MSKYETLQPKSVWQIFAELSRVPRGSGNETAVIDMLKAWADARGLKWRDDAVGNLLVEIPGSKGRERAAPVLVQGHVDMVCEKNSGTKHDFGTDPIKLVVKGGWVEADGTTLGADNGIGVAMGLAVALEKGLKHPPLEILLTVDEERGLTGAAGVRAGFFKSRRMINLDSEEDAALFVGCAGGRDSDIVVKNKKVKLGKGLVGRRVSVKGLKGGHSGLDIHKHRGNAIKILTRVLLAAHGEVPFKLVDIDGGSMRNAIPREAEARVAVPEGEARRFKKLVDAAAARIKSEELAGTDEGLVVKVGGARVAHSLGGNCTLRTLHLLDALPNGVLGMSTAIAGLVESSSNVGVVKTDGAQVRIICCSRSSNMSELDGLVARHRSVVALLGDRAAIAQPEGYPGWQPNPRSTLVRTTAGMYKRLFKTEPVLTAIHAGLECGLLTEKYPGLDIVSFGPDITGAHSPDERVSIESVGKIWKLFTAVLADLD
- a CDS encoding Hpt domain-containing protein, encoding MNHEWVFVIQIENRGAQVKDNGDKTVAMRGPPVTVTPGGDSRLVDDEIVAEFVSRQKDLLEYLENLVLDIEVNQTDADLPDLMRFFHTLKGESALLGMEGISRLAHVTEDMLQRDHLADCVDRILGVKDWLALEFARMTGEDEGPGPVGDMIDALEHGPRAAAAAPPDRDPDAHYDLNLLELDVDMLHDFIAEAGEHLDAAEGRLLTLEADPGDEEAINAVFRCFHTIKGVAGFVEMEHIKVLAHKAENLLARARKGELRLQGIPMDLTFASVDMLKRLCEDVTAGMAGDGRLSRRDELSALIERLSAACGETGVAEGAA